One region of Natronorubrum aibiense genomic DNA includes:
- a CDS encoding zinc-dependent metalloprotease, with product MNLYRSAQAVAGASGDDMIDWQSAADAAKAATEPGSLDVSPAEREAYARDVREARAAIRTVSGADFDVPDTIEIQNRHHWIDANIATFERVMGTLEEQVQTGMFPGVAQTINTGTMTVLLAFLGRNVLGQYDPLLLAETPADDHALYFVRPNILNAADKLDVDADRFRRWIAFHEVTHAAEFGAAPWLSDHLETRMEHGIAALSDGSFDRQSFRELDAAMTVVEGYAELLMDHAFDDEYADLRRKLDQRRQGRGPLQKLFRRLLGLGLKERQYERGKGFFEDVVSARDLETASLVWERPENLPTHDELDQPGLWLRRIER from the coding sequence GTGAATCTCTATCGTAGCGCCCAGGCCGTTGCCGGGGCGTCCGGTGACGATATGATCGACTGGCAGTCGGCCGCAGACGCTGCGAAAGCAGCGACCGAACCGGGCTCGCTCGACGTGTCGCCTGCCGAGCGCGAGGCCTACGCGCGTGACGTCCGCGAGGCGCGAGCGGCGATCCGAACGGTGTCCGGTGCCGACTTCGACGTTCCCGACACCATCGAGATCCAGAACCGTCACCACTGGATCGACGCCAACATCGCGACGTTCGAACGCGTCATGGGCACCCTCGAGGAGCAGGTCCAGACGGGGATGTTCCCCGGCGTTGCCCAGACGATCAACACGGGAACGATGACGGTGTTGCTCGCGTTCCTCGGGCGAAACGTACTGGGCCAGTACGATCCCCTCTTGCTCGCCGAGACACCCGCCGACGACCACGCACTCTACTTCGTCCGGCCGAACATTCTGAACGCCGCCGACAAACTCGACGTCGACGCCGACCGGTTCCGGCGCTGGATCGCCTTCCACGAGGTGACCCACGCTGCCGAGTTCGGGGCCGCCCCGTGGCTATCCGACCACCTCGAGACCCGCATGGAACACGGCATCGCCGCGCTTTCTGACGGCTCGTTCGACCGACAGTCGTTCCGCGAACTCGACGCCGCGATGACCGTCGTCGAGGGCTACGCAGAACTGCTGATGGACCACGCGTTCGACGACGAGTACGCCGACCTCCGGCGCAAACTCGACCAGCGCCGACAGGGTCGTGGGCCGCTCCAGAAGCTGTTCCGACGGCTGCTCGGCCTCGGCCTGAAAGAACGACAGTACGAGCGCGGCAAGGGATTCTTCGAGGACGTCGTCAGCGCACGCGACCTCGAGACGGCGAGTCTCGTCTGGGAGCGACCCGAAAACCTTCCGACGCACGACGAACTCGACCAGCCCGGGCTGTGGCTCCGCCGTATCGAGCGCTAA
- a CDS encoding nuclear transport factor 2 family protein, with amino-acid sequence MSDRAETVVRDYYEALRAGEPLSPYFLEDESTVKFGISESLFGFEAVSEALQEQTETTSGWSVESHHLVVTERDGVATVADEVTMAWTDTRDGERRCFETRWSGTLVRVPEESTAADDGREWLFATMHVSAAHELS; translated from the coding sequence ATGAGCGACCGCGCCGAAACCGTCGTCCGCGACTACTACGAGGCGCTCCGAGCCGGGGAACCGCTGTCACCGTACTTCCTCGAGGACGAGTCAACCGTCAAGTTCGGCATCAGTGAGTCGCTGTTCGGCTTCGAGGCCGTCAGCGAGGCACTCCAAGAACAGACCGAAACGACGTCGGGGTGGTCCGTCGAGAGCCACCACCTCGTCGTCACCGAGCGCGACGGCGTCGCCACGGTCGCCGACGAGGTGACGATGGCCTGGACCGATACTCGAGACGGTGAGCGCCGGTGCTTCGAGACGCGCTGGAGCGGGACGCTCGTTCGAGTCCCCGAAGAATCGACGGCGGCCGACGACGGCCGCGAGTGGCTGTTCGCAACGATGCACGTCAGCGCAGCCCACGAGCTATCGTAA